One Paroedura picta isolate Pp20150507F chromosome 3, Ppicta_v3.0, whole genome shotgun sequence genomic window carries:
- the NPRL2 gene encoding GATOR1 complex protein NPRL2, with translation MEGNSRIECIFFSEFHPTLGPKITYQVPEDFISRELFDTVQVYIITKPELQNKLITVTAMDKKLIGCPVCIEHKKYSRNALLFNLGFVCDARAKTCALEPIVKKLAGYLTTLELESGFISNDESKQKLIPIMTILLEELNATGKCTLPIDESNTIHLKVIEQRPDPPIVQEYDVPVFTQDKDEFFNSQWDLTTQQILPYIDGFRHIQKISAEADVELNLVRIAIQNLLYYGVVTLVSILQYSNVYCTTPRVQDLVDDKSLQEECLSYITKPGHKRASLRDVFQLYCGLTPGTTVRDLICRYTVQLQRVDERKLIQFGLMKGLIRRLQKYPVKVARDERSHPARLYTGCHSYDEICCKTGMSYRELDERLENDPNIIVCWK, from the exons GTACCAGAAGATTTCATTTCCCGGGAACTGTTTGATACAGTTCAGGTATACATCATCACTAAGCCTGAATTGCAAAACAAACTCATTACAGT TACAGCCATGGACAAAAAACTGATTGGCTGCCCAGTTTGTATTGAGCATAAGAAATACAGCCGGAATGCTCTGCTCTTTAACCTTGGCTTTGTTTGTGATGCTAGAGCTAAAACCTGTGCACTGGAGCCCATTGTGAAGAAACTGGCAGGTTATCTCACAACTCTGGAG CTTGAGAGTGGCTTCATCTCCAATGACGAGAGCAAGCAAAAGTTGATCCCAATAATGACCATCCTGCTTGAGGAATTGAATGCCACTGGCAAATGCACTCTGCCAATAG ATGAATCAAACACCATTCACTTGAAAGTGATTGAGCAACGGCCAGATCCCCCCATTGTGCAGGAATATGATGTTCCTGTTTTCACCCAAGATAAGGATGAGTTCTTTAATTCCCAGTGGGACCTCACCACTCAGCAG ATCCTGCCATACATTGATGGGTTTAGGCACATTCAGAAAATCTCAGCTGAAGCAGATGTGGAGCTCAATTTGGTTCGAATTGCCATCCAGAATCTCTT ATACTATGGAGTCGTGACTCTTGTTTCCATCCTTCAG TATTCAAACGTGTATTGTACTACTCCCAGAGTTCAGGATCTGGTAGATGATAAATCTCTCCAAGAAGAATGCCTCTCATACATCACAAAGCCAG GTCACAAACGAGCAAGTCTGAGAGATGTTTTCCAGCTGTACTGTGGACTGACCCCTGGCACAACTGTTCGAGACCTCATTTGTCGCTATACAGTCCAGCTCCAGAGAGTGGATGAAAG gaagctcattcagTTTGGTCTGATGAAAGGTCTTATTCGGCGGCTTCAAAAGTATCCTGTGAAAGTTGCCCGGGATGAAAGAAGTCACCCAGCACGGCTCTACACAGGCTGTCACAGCTATGATGAAATCTGCTGCAAAACGG GCATGAGCTACCGGGAGTTGGATGAAAGGCTGGAAAATGATCCCAATATAATTGTTTGCTGGAAATGA